From a single Deltaproteobacteria bacterium genomic region:
- a CDS encoding serine/threonine protein phosphatase, which yields MTDSRHVWVAFGDIHENLSFLQGIPELASADGVLITGDLTNRGDRASAARILDRVAAINPRILAQIGNMDRSEVDDLLSTRGYNVHRQVVELAPGLVLMGIGWSTPTPFGTPSEVEDKVIAAWIEETYAKVDQDSKLVAMIHNPPLNTATDRLMNGTPIGSQAVRDFIELRQPALCLTGHIHESRALDRLGKTIVVNPGNFGSGGYALVTYDGRDVRAEILQAGRP from the coding sequence ATGACCGACTCGCGACATGTCTGGGTCGCCTTTGGCGACATTCACGAAAACCTGTCATTTCTGCAAGGAATTCCCGAGCTGGCCAGTGCCGACGGAGTCCTCATCACCGGGGACCTGACCAACCGGGGCGACCGGGCCTCGGCCGCCCGGATTCTCGATCGCGTGGCCGCCATCAATCCCCGCATACTGGCCCAGATCGGCAACATGGACCGATCCGAGGTCGACGACCTCCTCTCTACCCGAGGATACAACGTCCACCGACAGGTCGTCGAGCTGGCCCCGGGCCTCGTCCTCATGGGCATTGGCTGGTCGACGCCAACTCCCTTCGGCACTCCGTCCGAAGTCGAGGACAAGGTCATCGCCGCCTGGATCGAGGAAACCTACGCCAAGGTCGATCAGGACTCGAAACTGGTGGCCATGATCCACAATCCTCCTTTGAACACGGCCACGGACCGCCTCATGAACGGCACCCCCATCGGCAGCCAAGCCGTACGCGACTTCATCGAGCTCCGCCAGCCAGCCCTCTGCCTGACCGGACACATCCATGAATCCAGGGCCCTGGACCGTCTGGGCAAAACGATCGTCGTCAACCCCGGGAACTTCGGATCCGGCGGCTACGCCCTGGTCACCTACGACGGCCGAGACGTCCGGGCCGAAATCCTCCAGGCCGGACGCCCATGA
- the xth gene encoding exodeoxyribonuclease III codes for MKIYSWNVNGFRAVVGKGFWDWFRSCDADVVCLQEVKAEQGQLAEEHQRIDGYEIAWNASSVKKGYSGTACFYRVPPLTVSTGLPDGRFKGEGRVVRLEYPDYHLLNIYFPNGQMSDERLRFKLGFYDAFLQYAEDLRAHKPVVVCGDFNTAHKEIDLKNPKANEDRSGFLPVEREWMDRFVAQGYVDTFRMFCSEPDHYSWWSYRFGARSRNAGWRIDYFFVSCELESRIQKAWIEPHVQGSDHCPVGIEIGEQAS; via the coding sequence ATGAAAATCTACTCGTGGAACGTCAACGGCTTCCGGGCCGTTGTCGGCAAGGGATTCTGGGATTGGTTCCGGTCCTGTGACGCCGATGTTGTCTGTCTTCAGGAAGTCAAGGCCGAACAGGGCCAACTTGCCGAGGAACACCAGCGGATCGACGGCTATGAAATCGCCTGGAACGCCTCCTCGGTCAAGAAAGGATACTCTGGAACGGCCTGCTTCTACCGGGTTCCGCCCCTGACCGTCAGCACCGGTCTTCCCGACGGACGATTCAAGGGTGAAGGCCGGGTCGTCCGCCTTGAATACCCCGATTACCATCTCCTGAACATCTATTTCCCCAACGGCCAGATGAGCGACGAACGTCTGCGGTTCAAACTCGGTTTCTACGACGCTTTTCTCCAATACGCCGAGGACCTCCGGGCCCACAAGCCGGTCGTCGTCTGCGGAGACTTCAACACCGCTCACAAGGAAATCGACCTCAAGAACCCCAAGGCCAACGAGGATCGTTCCGGCTTCCTGCCCGTTGAAAGGGAATGGATGGACCGCTTCGTGGCTCAAGGCTATGTGGACACCTTCCGCATGTTCTGTTCGGAACCGGACCATTACTCCTGGTGGTCCTACCGCTTCGGGGCCAGATCACGGAACGCGGGATGGCGGATCGACTATTTCTTCGTCTCCTGTGAACTTGAATCCCGCATCCAAAAAGCCTGGATCGAGCCCCATGTCCAAGGTTCAGACCACTGCCCCGTCGGAATTGAAATCGGGGAACAGGCCTCATGA
- a CDS encoding zinc ribbon domain-containing protein, which yields MPIYEFECSDCGQVFETIQSISSKENPPCPKCKCEKTRKVISAGVRAMAGGVPSLSAGSQGSCSPRAGFS from the coding sequence ATGCCGATCTACGAGTTCGAGTGCAGCGATTGCGGGCAGGTGTTCGAGACGATCCAATCCATCAGTTCCAAGGAGAATCCCCCTTGTCCGAAATGCAAATGCGAGAAGACCCGGAAGGTCATCTCGGCCGGAGTCAGGGCCATGGCGGGGGGAGTACCGTCCTTGTCCGCTGGGTCCCAGGGAAGTTGCTCCCCAAGGGCCGGTTTTTCCTGA
- a CDS encoding adhesin → MLELTKPAQEQLEQHFEGKERPSIRVYMAAGUGGPKLALALDEQKDSDDVFDVEGFMFVVDKALAQTAAPMKVDFDHYYGFNVKSSMQMESGGSCSSCSSCSTC, encoded by the coding sequence ATGCTTGAGTTGACAAAGCCTGCCCAGGAACAACTGGAACAGCATTTCGAGGGCAAGGAACGGCCGTCCATACGGGTGTATATGGCCGCTGGCTGAGGTGGGCCAAAATTGGCACTTGCTCTGGATGAGCAAAAAGATTCCGACGATGTATTCGATGTGGAAGGGTTCATGTTCGTGGTCGACAAGGCCTTGGCCCAGACAGCGGCACCGATGAAGGTCGACTTCGATCATTACTACGGTTTCAATGTTAAATCGAGCATGCAGATGGAGTCGGGCGGGAGCTGCAGTTCCTGTTCTTCTTGCTCCACCTGCTGA
- a CDS encoding adhesin yields the protein MVTLTQKAKEVLEKQFNSGERPPIRIHLEVGKGGARLGLGIDKVKSTDDVREADGFKFVIDKSLSLTGSPFEIDFNECTGVAIRSSLELDSDSCSSCSSCSSCSSCSS from the coding sequence ATGGTGACATTGACCCAAAAAGCCAAAGAAGTTTTGGAGAAACAGTTCAATAGTGGAGAAAGACCGCCGATCCGGATTCATCTGGAGGTTGGCAAGGGAGGGGCGCGTCTCGGTCTGGGAATCGACAAGGTCAAGTCCACCGACGATGTTCGGGAAGCGGACGGATTCAAGTTCGTGATCGACAAGTCCCTTTCCCTGACCGGCTCACCTTTTGAAATCGATTTCAACGAATGTACGGGGGTGGCCATCCGGTCGAGCTTGGAGCTGGATTCCGACTCCTGCTCCTCGTGTTCATCCTGTTCCTCGTGTTCATCCTGTTCTTCATGA